A section of the Candidatus Latescibacterota bacterium genome encodes:
- a CDS encoding flagellar hook-basal body complex protein, with protein MLRSLFAGVSGLINHQTKLDVIGNNIANINTIGFKTGRVSFQEMLNQTVRGASRPDSGLGGTNAIQVGLGMTVASVDTLQTQGNLQATGNMFDMAFQGEGFFVVKSGDSLNFTRAGNFAVDGFGNLVHQASGSILQGYLPDADGEIRESSTLSDIVVDRSRVVNAQASTYIGLTGNLKADAEALPTITESGRFLKLAESTTLLTDISQQSFGTDMNIRSGDVISLSGLIDTDIISGSLVVDDSTSVQDVLDFINGALTAVNPTYPPGSVTFVNGEITVDGHPAGGNDIHDLRLSINGNPEFNSAFTFPSLITSGTGDSATMNETLMQAADATDLLVNLYNGVGEPLDGPDSEYGIDGTTLTLQAYVGGEAHMPSDFNVTGTTSLQDLMNALQAVTGISDYGNAGVTLTADGAIRIQGNPGTDNSIDSISIGDSTSTTTFGTTFLFDQIQAAKDAEMHPVSVDVYDSVGAKHHLTISLRKPSSDAGNIEWYWQAEVDGTSEILAGDRGSLIFNPDGELVSFSFDDGSGSIRIDPGNGASTIDLQIQTAVGSSTLTQTAGASTAKIVAVDGYASGTLETVFVDERGVIVGQFSNGVSEDMAQIAVAQFSNAAGLTRQGSNLYSESSNSGRSLVGTISGSVVNRITPGALEMSNVNLAQEFTEMITAQRGFQASARIISTGDEMLTELVNIKR; from the coding sequence ATGCTGAGAAGCCTTTTCGCGGGCGTGTCCGGCCTGATCAACCACCAGACGAAGCTGGACGTGATCGGCAACAACATCGCCAACATCAACACCATCGGCTTCAAGACGGGCCGCGTCTCCTTCCAGGAGATGCTGAACCAGACCGTGCGCGGCGCGAGCCGCCCGGACTCGGGGCTCGGCGGCACCAACGCCATCCAGGTGGGCCTGGGCATGACGGTGGCCTCGGTGGACACCCTGCAGACCCAGGGCAACCTGCAGGCCACTGGGAACATGTTCGACATGGCCTTCCAGGGCGAGGGCTTCTTCGTGGTGAAGAGCGGCGACTCGCTGAACTTTACCCGGGCCGGCAACTTCGCCGTGGACGGCTTCGGCAACCTTGTGCACCAGGCGAGCGGGTCCATCCTCCAGGGCTATCTGCCGGACGCCGACGGCGAGATCCGCGAGAGCAGCACGCTCTCGGACATCGTGGTGGATCGCTCGCGGGTGGTGAACGCGCAGGCGTCCACCTACATCGGCCTGACGGGGAACCTCAAGGCCGACGCCGAGGCGCTGCCCACGATCACGGAGTCCGGGCGCTTCCTGAAGCTCGCCGAGAGCACGACCCTGCTGACGGACATCTCGCAGCAGAGCTTCGGCACGGACATGAACATCCGCTCGGGCGACGTGATCAGCCTCAGCGGCCTGATCGACACGGACATCATCTCGGGCAGCCTGGTGGTGGACGACAGCACCAGCGTGCAGGACGTGCTGGACTTCATCAACGGCGCGCTGACGGCCGTCAACCCCACCTATCCGCCCGGCTCGGTGACCTTCGTGAACGGCGAGATCACGGTGGACGGCCACCCGGCCGGCGGCAACGACATCCACGATCTACGCCTGAGCATCAACGGCAATCCCGAGTTCAACTCGGCCTTCACCTTCCCCTCGCTGATCACGTCGGGCACCGGCGACAGCGCCACGATGAACGAGACGCTCATGCAGGCCGCCGACGCGACCGACCTGCTGGTGAACCTCTACAACGGCGTGGGCGAGCCGCTGGACGGACCCGACAGCGAGTACGGGATCGACGGCACCACGCTGACGCTGCAGGCCTACGTGGGCGGCGAGGCCCACATGCCCAGCGACTTCAACGTGACCGGCACCACCTCGCTGCAGGACCTCATGAACGCCCTGCAGGCGGTGACCGGCATCTCGGACTACGGCAACGCGGGCGTGACCCTGACCGCCGACGGCGCCATCCGCATCCAGGGCAACCCGGGGACGGACAACTCCATCGACAGCATCTCCATCGGCGACTCGACGTCGACGACGACCTTCGGCACGACCTTCCTCTTCGACCAGATCCAGGCGGCCAAGGACGCGGAGATGCATCCGGTGAGCGTGGACGTCTACGACAGCGTGGGCGCCAAGCACCACCTGACCATCTCGCTGCGCAAGCCGTCCTCGGACGCGGGCAACATCGAGTGGTACTGGCAGGCCGAGGTGGACGGCACCAGCGAGATCCTCGCGGGCGACCGCGGCAGCCTGATCTTCAACCCCGACGGCGAGCTGGTGAGCTTCTCCTTCGACGACGGCAGCGGCTCCATCCGCATCGATCCGGGCAACGGCGCCAGCACCATCGACCTGCAGATCCAGACGGCCGTGGGCTCGAGCACGCTCACCCAGACCGCCGGCGCCTCCACGGCGAAGATCGTGGCGGTGGACGGCTACGCCTCGGGCACGCTGGAGACCGTCTTCGTGGACGAGCGCGGCGTGATCGTGGGTCAGTTCTCCAACGGCGTCTCCGAGGACATGGCCCAGATCGCCGTGGCCCAGTTCTCCAACGCCGCCGGCCTGACCCGCCAGGGCAGCAATCTCTATTCAGAAAGCAGCAATTCCGGCCGATCCCTGGTCGGAACCATCAGCGGCTCGGTGGTGAACCGCATCACCCCCGGTGCGCTCGAGATGAGCAACGTGAACCTCGCGCAGGAGTTCACCGAGATGATCACCGCGCAGCGCGGCTTCCAGGCCAGCGCGCGGATCATCAGCACCGGTGACGAGATGCTCACCGAGCTGGTGAACATCAAGCGCTAG
- a CDS encoding flagellar hook-length control protein FliK, with protein sequence MELLKILGAIADLAPTPGAGVEARGTNDAFRRELDSAMTRRADTPAPQPARADVEPDAPAAPTDRPSADTKPAPEQGLADEETQTGSDDDALDSAATPKGEDESASRLLAMLMGVAAGVDDGIDPASSTPPIKEAADTGAIPPQVHGELGDGKGPIAPALAPTVDTHALTAAGTALADAPPPAVDAPALQPDPQASLRPAKGRGGEALAAVSTAEDGRALRADARVATLQSALLGMRRPAKGETTVTGESADADATGPMRALAPTPRPVPTPTPPMRPTTAGSSARTPEPPAAPPADAMPSQGAAATTVPAAAGEADADVASDGEGARSQTTDGAPAAPATTDTPRAHGAETLLQNGAELRAAESKAGTSTRPAGPSTPLPASLRPAELPERSVSLLRELRQNGEDNYRATLRLDPPALGKLRIEVQMDGDRSWTRLTVESHAAREQLQSELPRIRALMEQQGLGEARVEVQLRQGGGQHAQGDGQGPRYGAPAAETESGLEAARTTVWAAHDGLIDLRA encoded by the coding sequence ATGGAGCTGCTCAAGATCCTCGGCGCCATCGCGGACCTCGCGCCCACGCCCGGAGCGGGCGTGGAAGCGCGCGGCACGAACGACGCCTTCCGCCGCGAGCTGGACAGCGCGATGACCCGCCGCGCCGACACGCCGGCGCCGCAGCCGGCGCGGGCGGACGTCGAGCCCGACGCTCCCGCCGCGCCGACCGACCGGCCCAGTGCGGACACGAAGCCCGCGCCGGAGCAGGGCCTCGCCGACGAGGAGACCCAGACCGGCAGCGACGACGACGCGCTGGACAGCGCCGCCACGCCGAAGGGCGAGGACGAGAGCGCTTCCCGCCTGCTGGCGATGCTGATGGGCGTCGCGGCGGGCGTGGACGACGGGATCGATCCGGCGTCCTCGACGCCGCCGATCAAGGAGGCCGCGGACACCGGCGCCATCCCGCCGCAGGTCCACGGCGAGCTCGGCGATGGGAAGGGTCCGATCGCGCCGGCGCTCGCGCCGACGGTGGACACCCACGCGCTGACCGCCGCCGGGACGGCGCTCGCCGACGCGCCGCCCCCCGCGGTCGACGCGCCGGCCCTGCAGCCGGACCCGCAGGCGTCGCTGCGCCCGGCCAAGGGTCGGGGCGGGGAGGCTCTCGCGGCGGTTTCGACCGCGGAGGACGGCAGGGCGCTGCGCGCCGACGCGCGCGTGGCCACGCTGCAGAGCGCGCTGCTCGGAATGCGCCGCCCGGCGAAGGGCGAGACCACGGTGACGGGCGAGTCGGCGGACGCCGACGCGACCGGCCCGATGCGCGCATTGGCCCCGACCCCGCGGCCCGTGCCGACGCCGACGCCACCCATGCGGCCGACGACCGCCGGGTCCTCGGCGCGTACTCCCGAGCCGCCTGCTGCCCCGCCGGCCGATGCGATGCCGTCCCAGGGCGCCGCGGCGACCACGGTCCCCGCTGCGGCGGGTGAAGCCGACGCCGACGTCGCCTCGGATGGCGAGGGCGCGCGCTCCCAGACCACGGACGGCGCGCCCGCGGCGCCGGCCACGACCGACACGCCCCGCGCCCACGGCGCGGAGACCCTGCTCCAGAACGGCGCCGAGCTGCGGGCTGCCGAGAGCAAGGCGGGGACGTCGACGCGGCCCGCCGGCCCGAGCACGCCGCTGCCGGCCAGCCTGCGTCCGGCGGAGCTGCCGGAGCGCAGCGTCAGTCTGCTGCGGGAGCTGCGCCAGAACGGCGAGGACAACTACCGCGCCACCCTGCGCCTGGATCCGCCGGCGCTGGGCAAGCTGCGCATCGAGGTGCAGATGGACGGGGACCGCAGCTGGACCCGCCTCACCGTGGAGAGCCACGCCGCGCGCGAGCAGCTGCAGAGCGAGCTGCCGCGCATCCGCGCCCTCATGGAGCAGCAGGGCCTGGGCGAGGCGCGCGTCGAGGTGCAGCTCCGCCAGGGCGGCGGGCAGCACGCGCAGGGCGACGGCCAGGGGCCGCGCTACGGCGCCCCCGCCGCCGAGACGGAGTCGGGACTGGAAGCCGCGCGGACCACGGTGTGGGCCGCGCACGACGGCCTCATCGACCTGAGAGCCTGA